From the Saccharomonospora marina XMU15 genome, the window GGCGCAGGTGCACGAGTCGAGTTCGGTTTCGGTGCTCGAGGACACCGACATCGTCTACGTGGCCAGGGTCGCGGTGTCTCGGATCATGGCGCTGAGCATCAACGTTGGCACCCGCTTCCCCGCGCACGCGACCTCGATGGGGCACGTGCTGCTGGCCGGGCTCGACGAGCAGCGACTGCGGCGCTACCTGAGTGCGGCCAGGTTCGAACAGCTCACGCCACGCACCATCACCTCGCCGTCGGCGCTGCGGCGGGAACTGGACACGGTGCGCGAGCAAGGCTGGGCACTGGTGGACCAGGAACTGGAGGAGGGGCTGCGCTCGGTCGCCGCCCCGATCCGCGACCGCGACGGCAAGGTGGTGGCCGCGATCAACCTCTCCACACACGCCAGCCGCACGTCGGCCGAATCGGTGCGGGCCCGGTTGTTGCCGCCGCTGCTGGACGCCGCCAAGCACATCGAGGCCGACCTCGCCGTAGCCCCTTCGACAAGGGTGTCGTGAGCTCGGTGTCCACATCGACGGCGGGGCTGCTGTTGGCGGCGGGTGAGGGCAGGCGGTTCGGCAGGCCGAAGGCGCTGGTGGAGCTGCGAGGCGAGGCGTTCGTCACGCGGGCGGTGCGGACTCTGGCCGACGGCGGTTGCGAACCCGTGGTGGTGGTGCTCGGCGCGCGGGCAGACGACGTACGCGCGCTGCTGCCCGGCACCGTCACCACGGTGTACGCGAGTGACTGGGCCGAGGGTATGGGGGCGTCGCTGCGCGCGGGGCTGGAGGCGGTGTCGGCGCTGCACCCGATCCCGCAGGCAGCGCTCGTGCACCTGGTCGACCTGCCTGGAGTGGACTCGGGCGTGATCGCGCGGGTGCGTGCGCACGCCGGTCCCGACGCGGTGGTGAGGGCCTCGTTCGACGGCAGGCCCGGCCACCCGGTGCTGTTCGGCCGACGGTGGTGGACCGAGATCGCGGCGACCGCCCGAGGCGACCGAGGTGCCCGCGACTGGCTCGCCTCCCGCTCGGACGTGCGGCTGGTGGAGTGCGGTGATCTCGGCAGCGGAACGGACGTGGACACACCCGCCGATCTCAACCCTTAGGCTGGAATCCGTGACGAGCGAAACGACGGACCAGGTGAGCTCCCCGGAGAAGCTGGCGCAGTTGTTGGAGGGCAGTGGCTACCTCGCCGACCCCGGCGTGGCGACGGCCGCGTTTCTCGCCCTGCGGATGCGCAGGCCGCTGTTCTGCGAGGGCGAGCCGGGAACGGGTAAGACCTCGCTCGCGGTGTCGTTGGCCGAGTCGCTCGGGATGCCGCTGATCCGGTTGCAGTGCCACGAAGGCATCGACGCCGCGCAGGCGCTGTACGAATGGGACTTTCCGAGGCAGCTGCTACATCTGCGGGCGTTGGAGGCGGCCGAAGGTGGGCGACTGGACGTCGACACGGCGGAGCAGTCGCTTTACACCGAGCGGTTCCTGCTGGCCAGGCCACTGCTGCGCGCGCT encodes:
- a CDS encoding IclR family transcriptional regulator, whose amino-acid sequence is MDEAGVQHSGRGAHHVQSLERGLAVIKAFNAGAPELTLSDVAKATGLTRAAARRFLLTLADLGYVRTDGKYFSLTARVLELGYAFLSSLSLPEVAQPHLERLSAQVHESSSVSVLEDTDIVYVARVAVSRIMALSINVGTRFPAHATSMGHVLLAGLDEQRLRRYLSAARFEQLTPRTITSPSALRRELDTVREQGWALVDQELEEGLRSVAAPIRDRDGKVVAAINLSTHASRTSAESVRARLLPPLLDAAKHIEADLAVAPSTRVS
- a CDS encoding nucleotidyltransferase family protein, which encodes MSSVSTSTAGLLLAAGEGRRFGRPKALVELRGEAFVTRAVRTLADGGCEPVVVVLGARADDVRALLPGTVTTVYASDWAEGMGASLRAGLEAVSALHPIPQAALVHLVDLPGVDSGVIARVRAHAGPDAVVRASFDGRPGHPVLFGRRWWTEIAATARGDRGARDWLASRSDVRLVECGDLGSGTDVDTPADLNP